CTTGTCCACGTGTGGGATTGGATAATCGGCGTATTCGACAACCGTAGCTAGGCCATCTCTCATATGTTGCAGGTTGTGGCAATGAAAGAACCAGTTTCCGGGGTTATTCGCCAATAAGTCAATCGTACAGCGTTCCATCGGCCGTAAGTTGATAACATCTTTGACCAGTGGGCGTGATAAAACCTTTCCATTGAAACTGGTGATTTCGAAAGAATGTCCGTGTAAATGCATGGGATGTTCCATCATACTCATGTTGCGCATTTCAATTCGTACCCGGTCACCCCGTTGGATCCGGAGAGGGGCCGTGTTGGGATATGACTGGCCGTTGATGGTCCAGTTCGCCCCCATCATCATTCCACCGCTCAGAGTTAATGCAAAGTTTTGATTGACTTTCCCTAGCTTACCTTGCCCAGAAGAGGCGCTGCTGTAGGACCACGAGTTCCCTGATGTGGGCAGTGTGGTGACCGCCCCATCGGTTACGAATGGAATCACGACTCCTTCTTGCCCGCCCATTTTCGACCGTAGATACCACTTCCCGGTTTGTGGAGGTGTCACTACAATGTCGTAGCGCTCGGCTGGAGCAATATACAAGTCACTCACCGGCACAGGGCTGCTTAGTGGATTGCCATCGGTATGCGTCACCAGAAAACTACCGTCCATCGTAAACCAATACGACTCCGTACCGCTGGCGTTGATCAAACGAAGACGCACTTTTTCTCCCGGTCGAATCACCATGGGTTTTAGTGCAGTCGAAAGGTCCCCGTTTATGAGGTGAATTAACCCTAGACTGGAGGACGTCATGTTGCGACCGCCTGTCATCATTTGACCCATACCACCAGAACTTTGCATCCCGTAGTCGATGCCTGACTGATAGCCCCAAGTCGAAAAAACCAGTGTAGCTTCCCGACTCACAGGGTAAGGTTCAT
The Alicyclobacillus curvatus genome window above contains:
- a CDS encoding multicopper oxidase family protein translates to MRGDNVANGDRLMTRREFLMALGGVALIGIGGYPLIRNFLPGISAPMAIPEHPTVQWNGSVKTFLFNISRGNVSLSNGSSFDGYLINSQFPGPTIRVREGDKVRITVNNHLGQPTTLHWHGVNVPSPMDGVPGISRDPIQPGGSFIYEFVAGPSGTRWYHSHVFEMDQITNGLFGALIIDPVNQNEPYPVSREATLVFSTWGYQSGIDYGMQSSGGMGQMMTGGRNMTSSSLGLIHLINGDLSTALKPMVIRPGEKVRLRLINASGTESYWFTMDGSFLVTHTDGNPLSSPVPVSDLYIAPAERYDIVVTPPQTGKWYLRSKMGGQEGVVIPFVTDGAVTTLPTSGNSWSYSSASSGQGKLGKVNQNFALTLSGGMMMGANWTINGQSYPNTAPLRIQRGDRVRIEMRNMSMMEHPMHLHGHSFEITSFNGKVLSRPLVKDVINLRPMERCTIDLLANNPGNWFFHCHNLQHMRDGLATVVEYADYPIPHVDKWM